In the genome of Porphyrobacter sp. ULC335, one region contains:
- a CDS encoding leucyl aminopeptidase family protein, whose protein sequence is MSEPKALIRPDRGEDAVAIHLVNKEGFEVFAKGLTAGQRASLAGQKFEGGGYQVAIVPEGDSWFAVGGVANPESLSSWCLAKLAEELPEGVYRVANAEPGPAMFGWVTGQYRFGRYKSEDKAPGPRVLLTGQAGQIDGYVAEAEAECMVRDLVNAPPEDMGPAALEAECERLAKAHKAELTVVRGDALEQDYPMIHAVGRAAARHHAPRLMHLVWGDPSHPVLAVVGKGVCFDSGGLNIKPGAGMRLMKKDMGGAAHALALASLIMGARLKVRLHLLVPAVENAISGGAFRPGDVLKSRKGLTVEIDNTDAEGRLILGDALTRASEENPDLIVDFATLTGAARVALGPDLPALMARKDETADAFLAAGKANDDAAWRLPLHEGYREYLASDVADMANSAANPFAGASVAGLFLDRFVADGIDWVHFDTFAWTPSPKPGRARGGRGLGLRASWHAIRARYA, encoded by the coding sequence ATGAGCGAACCCAAAGCATTGATCCGCCCCGACCGCGGCGAAGACGCCGTTGCCATCCATCTGGTGAACAAGGAAGGCTTTGAGGTCTTTGCCAAGGGGCTGACAGCCGGACAGCGGGCAAGCCTTGCAGGGCAGAAATTCGAAGGCGGCGGATATCAGGTGGCGATCGTTCCCGAGGGGGATTCGTGGTTCGCGGTGGGGGGTGTCGCCAATCCGGAGAGCCTTTCCAGCTGGTGCCTCGCCAAGCTCGCGGAGGAATTGCCCGAGGGGGTTTACCGCGTGGCCAATGCGGAACCCGGCCCGGCGATGTTCGGGTGGGTGACCGGGCAATACCGCTTTGGCCGCTACAAGAGCGAGGACAAGGCGCCGGGCCCCCGCGTGCTACTGACCGGGCAGGCCGGGCAGATTGATGGCTATGTGGCTGAAGCCGAAGCGGAATGCATGGTGCGCGATCTCGTCAATGCGCCCCCTGAGGACATGGGCCCTGCCGCATTGGAAGCCGAATGCGAACGCCTCGCCAAGGCGCACAAGGCCGAGCTGACCGTGGTGCGGGGCGATGCTCTGGAGCAGGACTACCCGATGATCCATGCCGTTGGCCGGGCGGCGGCGCGGCATCATGCGCCGCGGCTGATGCACCTCGTCTGGGGCGATCCGTCGCACCCCGTGCTGGCGGTGGTCGGCAAGGGGGTGTGCTTCGACAGCGGCGGATTGAACATCAAGCCGGGCGCGGGGATGCGGCTGATGAAGAAGGACATGGGCGGTGCGGCGCACGCGCTGGCGCTGGCGAGCCTTATCATGGGCGCACGGCTGAAGGTGCGCCTGCATCTGCTTGTTCCGGCAGTGGAAAATGCCATATCCGGAGGCGCCTTCCGCCCCGGCGATGTGCTCAAGAGCCGCAAGGGCCTGACGGTCGAGATCGACAACACCGATGCCGAAGGGCGCCTGATCCTCGGCGATGCGCTGACCCGCGCTTCGGAGGAGAACCCCGATCTGATCGTCGACTTCGCCACCCTGACCGGCGCGGCGCGGGTCGCGCTGGGGCCGGACCTCCCCGCCCTGATGGCGCGCAAGGACGAGACGGCGGACGCCTTCCTCGCCGCGGGCAAGGCGAATGACGACGCCGCCTGGCGCCTGCCGCTGCACGAAGGCTACCGCGAATACCTCGCCTCGGACGTTGCCGACATGGCAAACTCCGCTGCGAATCCCTTCGCCGGGGCAAGCGTCGCGGGGTTGTTCCTCGACCGCTTTGTCGCTGACGGCATCGACTGGGTGCATTTCGACACCTTCGCCTGGACCCCCTCCCCCAAGCCGGGCCGCGCACGCGGCGGGCGCGGGCTGGGCCTGCGCGCATCGTGGCACGCGATCCGCGCCCGGTATGCCTGA
- a CDS encoding DUF4163 domain-containing protein: MVLAACSAPAEIAAKSGAEASGKVAADAPAPPAPPAAPASGPMVTFTDNAEQGEAKRTFGYSWPAAVAAIPDLAARLTAERDAMLAEQKSDWQSALAEFGDSDCISCVNRDFEKSWDVVANLPRFLSLSASWYDYSGGAHGNYAFDALVWDREANRAIDPKAMFRSPAALQDAVGKAWCRKLGAERQKKLGEDYSDDGFFGCPPVADLTVLVGSSDKQRFNRIGLLAAPYVAGSYAEGSYEVTLPVTPKVLAAVKPEYKAAFALGK; this comes from the coding sequence GTGGTTCTGGCAGCCTGCTCCGCACCCGCCGAGATTGCCGCCAAGTCCGGAGCCGAAGCGTCCGGCAAGGTCGCGGCTGATGCCCCCGCGCCGCCTGCGCCCCCGGCAGCTCCTGCTTCGGGCCCGATGGTCACCTTCACCGACAATGCCGAACAGGGCGAGGCCAAGCGCACCTTTGGCTATTCCTGGCCCGCCGCGGTTGCCGCCATCCCCGATCTTGCTGCCCGCCTGACAGCCGAACGCGACGCGATGCTCGCCGAACAGAAGTCCGACTGGCAAAGCGCCCTTGCCGAATTCGGCGACAGCGATTGCATCAGCTGCGTCAACCGCGATTTCGAGAAATCCTGGGACGTGGTCGCCAACCTCCCGCGATTCCTCTCGCTGTCGGCCAGCTGGTATGACTATTCGGGCGGCGCGCATGGCAATTACGCCTTCGATGCGCTGGTGTGGGACCGCGAGGCCAACCGCGCCATTGATCCCAAGGCGATGTTCCGGTCACCCGCAGCCTTGCAGGACGCAGTCGGCAAGGCATGGTGCAGGAAGCTCGGCGCAGAGCGACAGAAGAAGCTCGGCGAGGACTACAGCGATGATGGCTTCTTCGGCTGCCCGCCGGTTGCCGATCTGACGGTGCTGGTCGGCTCGTCGGACAAGCAGCGCTTCAATCGCATCGGCCTATTGGCCGCGCCCTATGTGGCGGGCTCCTATGCCGAAGGCTCTTACGAGGTGACGCTCCCCGTCACGCCCAAGGTACTTGCGGCGGTCAAACCCGAATACAAGGCGGCTTTTGCTCTAGGAAAGTAG
- the map gene encoding type I methionyl aminopeptidase, which translates to MHDYQLVDGDQTVYRDGSIKLHTPAGFEGMRKAGKLAAEILDACADMVRPGVTTGALDDAIRGMMLDAGAVPATLGYRGYAHSSCISINHVICHGIPGDKVLKDGDILNIDVTPLVDGWHGDTSRMFYAGEPSLKAKKLVEVTYECLMLGIAAAQPGARLGDIGAAIEAHANQFRYGVVREFCGHGLGRLFHDAPEVVHAAKAGTGPVLKPGMFFTIEPMINLGKPWAKVLGDGWTAVTRDKSLSAQFEHSIAITETGNEIFTKSPTGRDCPPYV; encoded by the coding sequence ATGCACGATTACCAACTCGTTGACGGCGATCAGACCGTCTACCGCGACGGCTCCATCAAGCTCCACACCCCCGCCGGGTTCGAGGGGATGCGGAAGGCCGGAAAGCTCGCCGCCGAAATCCTCGACGCCTGCGCCGATATGGTGAGGCCGGGGGTGACCACCGGCGCGCTCGACGATGCGATCCGCGGCATGATGCTTGATGCCGGCGCGGTCCCCGCGACGCTCGGCTATCGCGGCTATGCGCATAGCTCGTGCATCTCGATCAACCACGTGATCTGCCACGGGATTCCGGGCGACAAGGTGCTGAAGGATGGCGACATTCTCAACATCGACGTGACCCCGCTGGTCGATGGCTGGCACGGCGATACGAGCCGCATGTTCTACGCCGGTGAGCCGTCGCTGAAGGCCAAGAAGCTGGTCGAAGTGACCTATGAATGCCTGATGCTCGGCATCGCGGCGGCACAGCCCGGCGCACGACTGGGCGACATCGGCGCGGCGATTGAAGCCCACGCCAACCAGTTCCGCTACGGCGTGGTGCGCGAATTCTGCGGGCATGGGTTGGGAAGGCTGTTCCACGACGCCCCCGAAGTGGTCCACGCCGCCAAGGCTGGCACGGGGCCGGTGCTGAAGCCCGGGATGTTCTTCACCATCGAGCCGATGATCAACCTCGGCAAGCCCTGGGCCAAGGTGCTGGGCGACGGCTGGACCGCGGTGACGCGCGACAAGTCGCTGTCCGCGCAGTTCGAACATTCGATTGCGATTACCGAGACCGGGAACGAGATCTTCACCAAGAGCCCGACGGGGCGGGATTGCCCGCCTTATGTTTAG
- a CDS encoding GIY-YIG nuclease family protein yields the protein MDREQHGGWVYIMADRYRGTTYVGSTADLALRVAQHREGQGSKFCAEYGLTRLVWAEPLPTMRDVMDQEKRIKRWRRDWKFALIEKANPGWRDLFEDILN from the coding sequence ATGGATCGCGAACAACATGGCGGCTGGGTCTACATCATGGCCGACCGTTATCGCGGCACAACGTATGTCGGATCGACCGCCGATCTGGCGCTTCGGGTCGCCCAACATCGCGAAGGGCAAGGCTCGAAGTTCTGCGCCGAATATGGCCTGACGCGGCTGGTCTGGGCAGAACCTCTCCCGACCATGCGGGACGTGATGGATCAGGAGAAGCGCATCAAACGCTGGCGGCGGGATTGGAAATTCGCGCTGATTGAAAAGGCCAATCCCGGTTGGCGTGACTTGTTTGAGGACATCCTGAATTAA
- a CDS encoding heme exporter protein CcmB, protein MIAALLKRDLAQFFPFTGSGAALPVVFFIAVAMLFPFAVGPDANVLAKTGGGVVWIAALLAAILPLEKLVARDIELGFFDQLKLRGMAEEAMMAVRLIAHWLSFGPPLVLATFPAAALLKIEGETFQILLLGLIAGTPGLAAIGLMIAALTASLRAGAALSGLLLIPLALPILIFGAGALARQDQVSLGFVGAISLALVALAPFAAGAAIRAAREN, encoded by the coding sequence ATGATCGCCGCGCTCCTCAAACGCGACCTCGCCCAGTTCTTCCCCTTCACGGGAAGCGGCGCGGCGCTGCCGGTGGTGTTCTTCATCGCCGTCGCCATGCTGTTCCCGTTTGCAGTCGGGCCGGACGCCAATGTTCTCGCCAAGACCGGCGGCGGGGTGGTGTGGATCGCCGCGCTGCTGGCCGCGATCCTGCCGCTGGAAAAGCTGGTCGCGCGCGACATTGAACTTGGCTTTTTCGACCAGTTGAAGCTGCGCGGCATGGCGGAAGAGGCGATGATGGCGGTGCGGCTGATCGCCCATTGGCTGAGCTTCGGCCCGCCGCTGGTGCTGGCGACCTTCCCCGCCGCAGCCCTGCTCAAGATCGAGGGCGAGACGTTCCAGATCCTCCTCCTCGGCCTGATCGCGGGGACGCCCGGCCTCGCCGCCATCGGGTTGATGATCGCCGCGCTGACCGCATCCCTGCGCGCAGGAGCCGCCTTGTCCGGCCTGCTGCTGATCCCGCTTGCCCTCCCCATCCTGATTTTCGGCGCAGGCGCGCTCGCCCGTCAGGATCAAGTCAGCCTCGGCTTCGTTGGGGCGATAAGCCTCGCGCTGGTGGCACTCGCTCCGTTTGCCGCCGGAGCCGCGATCCGGGCGGCAAGGGAGAATTAG
- the ccmA gene encoding heme ABC exporter ATP-binding protein CcmA has protein sequence MQAPSPSLTADNLACRRGDRLLFRRLSFALEAGAACHVTGANGAGKTTLIRAVAGLTTPYAGEVRRVGALALLDERTGLDPALPLGRALAFWAQIDHVGHLALETCCDRLGLGNLLEVPVRYLSTGQKKRAALARVLGQAAPIWLLDEPLSGLDTASQGLVSTLVREHCASGGMALIASHQPLDVPGMTSFAIEDFAPAGQGEEA, from the coding sequence ATGCAAGCGCCCTCGCCTTCCCTCACCGCCGATAATCTCGCCTGCCGCCGCGGCGACCGGTTGCTGTTCCGGCGGCTGTCCTTCGCGCTGGAGGCAGGCGCGGCGTGCCATGTGACGGGCGCGAACGGTGCGGGCAAGACAACGCTGATCCGCGCGGTGGCCGGGCTGACGACGCCCTATGCTGGCGAAGTGCGACGAGTGGGCGCGTTGGCGCTGCTCGACGAGCGCACCGGCCTTGACCCTGCCCTGCCGCTGGGCCGCGCGCTGGCGTTCTGGGCGCAGATCGACCACGTCGGCCACCTCGCGCTGGAGACTTGCTGCGACCGGCTTGGCCTCGGCAATCTGCTCGAAGTGCCGGTGCGTTACCTTTCGACGGGACAGAAAAAGCGCGCTGCCCTCGCCCGGGTGCTGGGGCAAGCCGCGCCGATCTGGCTGCTGGACGAGCCGCTCTCCGGCCTCGACACTGCCTCGCAGGGCCTCGTCAGCACGCTTGTGCGCGAGCATTGCGCCAGCGGCGGCATGGCGCTGATCGCCTCGCACCAGCCGCTTGATGTGCCGGGAATGACGAGCTTCGCGATCGAGGACTTTGCCCCCGCCGGACAGGGGGAGGAGGCATGA
- a CDS encoding 4a-hydroxytetrahydrobiopterin dehydratase, with translation MSVPELTPEEITQLLGQHPAWSLTREGKAITRTFQFRDFSEAWGFMSRVALLAETQDHHPEWFNVYAKVEVTLTTHDAGASGGLSQRDAVMAQAIDAL, from the coding sequence ATGTCTGTCCCCGAACTCACCCCCGAGGAAATCACACAGCTGCTCGGCCAGCACCCCGCATGGAGCCTCACGCGAGAGGGCAAGGCGATCACGCGCACCTTCCAGTTCAGGGATTTCTCCGAGGCCTGGGGCTTCATGAGCCGCGTCGCCCTGCTCGCCGAGACGCAGGATCACCACCCCGAGTGGTTCAACGTCTACGCCAAGGTCGAGGTGACGCTGACCACCCATGATGCAGGCGCGAGCGGAGGGCTGTCGCAGCGCGATGCGGTGATGGCGCAGGCGATTGACGCCTTGTAA
- a CDS encoding SDR family oxidoreductase — protein sequence MATQNNSVRSIFITGGGSGIGRATALYFAARGWFVGVADINEAGMAETLGQIAGEAKWSGRLDVRDRAAWDEALAAFAAAAGGRVDALINNAGIGTGGPLAELSKEEIDACLDINLRGVLYGAQAAYPYLNAAGPGSALVNIASAAGLTGGSGMSVYSATKFGVRGIAESLDAEWAADGIKVSSICPSFIDTPLLDGTGNRNTNENIRTRVTAAGLEITPVEEVAAAIWNAVHGEELHYLVGPTARRLAFAKRWMPGKVRKQQRAAGRQGLLGK from the coding sequence ATGGCAACGCAAAACAATTCGGTGCGCAGCATCTTCATCACCGGCGGCGGATCGGGCATCGGGCGGGCGACCGCGCTGTACTTTGCCGCGCGCGGCTGGTTCGTCGGGGTGGCCGACATCAACGAAGCAGGCATGGCCGAAACGCTCGGGCAGATCGCGGGTGAGGCCAAGTGGTCGGGCCGGCTCGACGTGCGCGACCGCGCGGCTTGGGACGAGGCGCTGGCCGCCTTTGCTGCTGCTGCGGGCGGGCGGGTCGATGCCCTGATCAACAATGCCGGGATCGGCACCGGAGGCCCGCTGGCCGAACTCAGCAAGGAAGAGATCGACGCCTGTCTCGACATCAATCTGCGCGGGGTGCTGTATGGCGCGCAGGCGGCCTACCCCTACCTCAATGCCGCTGGACCGGGATCGGCGCTGGTCAATATCGCCAGCGCGGCCGGGCTGACCGGCGGCAGCGGCATGAGTGTTTACAGCGCCACCAAGTTCGGGGTGCGCGGGATCGCCGAAAGCCTTGATGCCGAATGGGCGGCGGACGGGATCAAGGTCTCCTCGATCTGCCCGAGCTTCATCGACACCCCGCTGCTCGACGGCACCGGCAACCGCAACACCAACGAAAACATCCGCACCCGCGTGACCGCCGCCGGACTGGAGATCACGCCGGTCGAGGAAGTGGCCGCGGCGATCTGGAACGCGGTCCACGGCGAGGAGCTGCACTATCTGGTCGGCCCAACCGCCCGCCGCCTCGCCTTTGCCAAGCGCTGGATGCCCGGCAAAGTCAGGAAGCAGCAGCGCGCCGCCGGGCGGCAGGGGCTACTGGGGAAATGA
- a CDS encoding RrF2 family transcriptional regulator, with product MQLTLKTDYALRILMALAATDEVLSVEWLAAHYGISRNHLAKVAQALTTAQLVTTTRGRTGGMRLALSPEEINVGAVVRRFERFEGFVACMGGDQPCPIDGVCGLKPALGGALEAFLTHLDRFTLADITRRSDAIRARLQHDVSQSELRSFGH from the coding sequence ATGCAGCTGACCCTCAAGACCGATTATGCGCTGCGCATCCTGATGGCGCTTGCCGCCACCGACGAGGTGCTGTCGGTCGAATGGCTGGCCGCGCATTACGGCATCTCGCGCAATCACCTCGCCAAGGTCGCGCAAGCGCTGACCACCGCCCAGCTCGTCACCACGACACGCGGCCGCACTGGCGGGATGCGGCTTGCCCTGTCGCCGGAGGAGATCAATGTCGGGGCCGTTGTGCGCCGGTTTGAACGATTTGAAGGCTTCGTTGCTTGCATGGGCGGGGATCAGCCGTGTCCCATTGATGGCGTATGCGGGCTGAAGCCCGCGCTGGGAGGTGCTTTGGAAGCCTTCCTGACCCACCTTGATCGCTTTACGCTGGCAGATATCACGCGCCGATCCGATGCCATCCGTGCCCGGCTTCAGCACGATGTCTCGCAATCAGAGCTTCGCAGCTTCGGTCACTGA
- a CDS encoding group III truncated hemoglobin: MTAPAQSPEARAHVLRAREIKRCEAEAIGVDERFISDMVDGFYAAIRTDDLLGPIFAARVSDWPPHLARMKQFWRSILHNSGEFSGNPMARHIAIPGLERRHFIRWLELFYANLQQMAQDPRSSEHVGKRARMIAESLLTGINVARDGVAGAMTKEALPHV, from the coding sequence ATGACTGCACCGGCACAATCCCCTGAAGCCCGCGCCCACGTTTTGCGGGCCCGCGAGATCAAGCGGTGCGAGGCCGAAGCCATAGGCGTCGACGAAAGATTCATCTCCGACATGGTCGACGGATTTTATGCAGCAATCCGCACGGACGATCTGCTTGGCCCGATATTCGCTGCGCGGGTTTCCGACTGGCCCCCGCACCTCGCGCGCATGAAGCAGTTCTGGCGTTCAATCCTGCACAATAGCGGCGAATTCTCCGGCAATCCGATGGCTCGCCACATCGCCATTCCTGGCCTTGAACGCCGCCATTTCATTCGCTGGCTTGAGCTCTTCTACGCCAATTTGCAGCAGATGGCTCAGGATCCGCGCTCGTCCGAACACGTCGGCAAGCGCGCGCGCATGATTGCAGAAAGCCTGCTCACCGGCATCAACGTCGCGCGCGACGGTGTGGCGGGAGCGATGACCAAGGAGGCACTTCCCCATGTTTGA
- a CDS encoding DUF1971 domain-containing protein has translation MYRTIGPFGCDSLPKGLLREHRLKAGTWGRLRVLSGKVRFVWDDDGADHATVVIDKETVIIPPTIPHHLELLEGEFVLEIDFLECALPGPAPEVP, from the coding sequence GTGTATCGCACCATCGGCCCGTTCGGCTGCGATAGCCTGCCCAAAGGGCTGCTGCGGGAGCACCGGCTGAAGGCAGGCACCTGGGGAAGGCTGCGCGTCCTGTCCGGCAAGGTCCGCTTTGTGTGGGATGATGATGGGGCCGATCATGCAACCGTCGTCATCGACAAGGAAACGGTAATCATCCCCCCGACCATTCCCCACCATCTCGAGCTTCTGGAAGGCGAATTCGTTCTGGAAATCGACTTTCTCGAATGCGCGCTCCCTGGACCTGCTCCTGAGGTTCCATGA
- a CDS encoding GNAT family N-acetyltransferase: MELSAELLEGRHVRLEPAGPDMRDELRAALDCDPEAWAIQFANGRGDAFSGYWAGMLTPNPPGSRIAYGVRLRSSGRLVGTTSFHHISSANCTVEIGSTFYRPEVRGTAVNPETKLLLLEYAFSRGALRVQLTVDSRNERSQAAVAKLGAVREGVLRRHLVTWTGHLRDTVVFSIIDSEWPDVRERLRARLGASAGVTTERL; this comes from the coding sequence ATGGAGCTCTCGGCTGAACTGCTCGAAGGTCGCCACGTTCGGCTCGAACCGGCAGGGCCGGATATGCGCGACGAGCTGCGTGCGGCGCTCGACTGCGACCCCGAGGCATGGGCAATACAGTTCGCCAACGGCCGCGGTGACGCCTTCTCCGGCTACTGGGCGGGCATGCTCACGCCCAACCCGCCGGGGAGCCGCATCGCATACGGAGTACGCTTACGCTCAAGCGGACGGCTGGTGGGCACCACCAGCTTTCACCATATCTCGTCTGCGAACTGCACCGTGGAGATCGGTTCAACCTTCTACCGACCGGAGGTGCGCGGCACGGCGGTCAATCCGGAAACCAAGCTGCTCCTTTTGGAGTATGCATTCAGTCGTGGTGCGCTGCGCGTGCAATTGACCGTAGACAGCCGGAATGAGCGAAGCCAAGCGGCAGTTGCGAAGCTCGGCGCGGTTCGAGAGGGCGTTCTGCGCCGCCACCTCGTCACTTGGACCGGTCACCTGCGCGACACGGTAGTGTTTTCGATCATAGACTCGGAATGGCCGGACGTGCGCGAGCGATTGCGCGCACGACTTGGCGCTTCCGCAGGTGTCACAACCGAACGGTTGTGA
- a CDS encoding VOC family protein: MFHLSLPVQEFNACLTFYRDCFGADVQMLSAKAANLFVFGGQVTFHERPQAGLSDDARRTMHFGQVVSPDEWLRLRDRIIAAGYSPLRAVPANEAANRRAKLVVADPSGNLVEINSTALEG, translated from the coding sequence ATGTTTCATCTTTCGCTCCCGGTTCAGGAATTCAACGCATGTCTCACCTTCTATCGCGACTGCTTCGGGGCCGACGTGCAAATGCTAAGTGCGAAAGCGGCCAATCTGTTCGTCTTTGGTGGACAGGTTACCTTCCACGAACGGCCCCAGGCCGGGCTGTCCGACGATGCCCGGCGCACGATGCACTTCGGGCAGGTGGTGTCGCCCGACGAGTGGCTGCGATTGCGTGATAGGATCATCGCTGCCGGGTACTCGCCCCTGCGCGCCGTTCCGGCGAACGAGGCGGCGAACCGACGAGCGAAGCTTGTTGTCGCCGATCCAAGTGGCAACCTGGTCGAGATCAATTCCACGGCACTGGAAGGGTAA
- a CDS encoding DNA-3-methyladenine glycosylase family protein: MGLSAEKLREDLDAVAAREPQLASALIRVGYPDARIRDPGFATLLRTIVGQQVSVASAAAVWRKLEAELGDGFTPACLLERDFETLRACGLSRQKQGYARSLCELMVAGELDFDTLPADDEAAIELLTRIKGIGRWSAEIYLLFAEGRPDIWPAGDLAVQEGVKRLLEMEERPSEKATRALAESWSPQRGAMAIFTWHFYANPAL, from the coding sequence GTGGGGCTGTCAGCCGAAAAATTGCGTGAAGACCTCGATGCTGTTGCCGCGCGCGAGCCGCAACTGGCCAGCGCGCTGATCCGCGTCGGCTATCCCGATGCGCGCATCCGCGATCCCGGCTTTGCCACCTTGCTGCGCACCATAGTCGGCCAGCAGGTCTCGGTCGCCTCGGCAGCGGCGGTGTGGCGCAAGCTGGAGGCCGAATTGGGCGACGGCTTCACCCCTGCCTGTCTGCTGGAGCGCGATTTCGAAACCTTGCGCGCCTGCGGGTTGTCACGCCAGAAGCAAGGCTATGCCCGGTCCCTGTGCGAGCTGATGGTGGCAGGCGAGCTCGACTTCGATACCCTCCCCGCCGATGACGAAGCAGCGATCGAACTGCTTACCCGCATCAAGGGCATCGGCCGCTGGTCGGCAGAGATCTACCTGCTGTTCGCCGAGGGCCGCCCCGACATCTGGCCCGCGGGCGATCTGGCGGTGCAGGAAGGGGTGAAACGGCTGCTGGAGATGGAGGAACGCCCGTCGGAAAAGGCAACGCGCGCGTTGGCGGAAAGCTGGTCGCCGCAGCGCGGGGCAATGGCGATTTTCACGTGGCACTTCTATGCCAATCCGGCGCTTTGA
- a CDS encoding 2Fe-2S iron-sulfur cluster-binding protein, translating to MPRLVVTNREGETSEIAVENGLTVMEAIRDNGFDELLALCGGCCSCATCHIHVDPAFADKLPKMSEDEDDLLESSDHRTETSRLSCQIPFTAELDGLHVTIAPED from the coding sequence ATGCCCAGACTGGTCGTCACCAACCGCGAAGGCGAAACCAGCGAGATTGCCGTCGAAAACGGCCTCACTGTGATGGAAGCCATCCGCGACAATGGCTTCGACGAGCTGCTGGCGCTGTGCGGCGGCTGCTGCTCCTGTGCAACCTGCCACATCCATGTCGATCCGGCCTTCGCCGACAAGCTGCCGAAGATGAGCGAAGACGAGGACGATCTGCTCGAATCCTCCGATCACCGCACCGAGACCTCGCGCCTGTCGTGCCAGATCCCGTTCACCGCGGAACTGGACGGGCTGCACGTGACGATTGCTCCGGAAGATTGA
- a CDS encoding DUF1905 domain-containing protein, giving the protein MDADLARFLRDELGHAPEGNAGIWTVRGPVWLWQGSDGAPAKGSWYFLTIDGETAQAIRAGAVNAAAWGSVYVEVTIGGTTWRTSLFPSKQVGGWLLPLKAAVRKAEKLVEGSVVEAVLRLA; this is encoded by the coding sequence ATGGACGCTGACCTCGCCCGGTTCCTGCGCGACGAGCTGGGCCACGCGCCGGAAGGCAACGCGGGCATATGGACTGTGCGCGGCCCGGTGTGGCTATGGCAGGGCAGCGACGGCGCGCCTGCCAAGGGCTCATGGTATTTCCTGACCATCGACGGCGAGACCGCACAGGCAATCCGCGCTGGCGCGGTGAATGCCGCGGCATGGGGATCGGTCTATGTCGAGGTGACCATCGGCGGGACGACATGGCGCACATCGCTGTTCCCCTCGAAACAGGTCGGCGGCTGGCTGCTCCCGCTGAAGGCCGCAGTGCGCAAGGCGGAGAAGCTGGTTGAGGGCAGTGTGGTCGAGGCGGTGCTGCGGCTCGCCTGA
- a CDS encoding cysteine synthase A codes for MNITRPFGDTLALIGNTPIVRLAGPSEAAGCDIYGKCEFANPGSSVKDRAALYIIRDAEARGELLPGGTVVEGTAGNTGIGVALVANARGYKTIIVMPDNQSKEKMDTLRALGAELVLVPPTKFSDSGHFVHTSRRLAEETPGAVWANQFDNIANRRAHIEGTAPEIWEQLGGRVDGFTCAAGTGGTIAGVGLGLKAFDENIRIALTDPHGAALYNYYAHGELRAEGSSVAEGIGQGRITANLEGAPIDTQYRISDEEGLVWVERLLREEGLCLGLSSGINVAGAIALGKELVAEGRANPQVATILCDTGFRYLSTLYNHEWLSAKGLPVFDWLAPAGGAA; via the coding sequence ATGAACATTACCCGCCCCTTTGGCGACACGCTCGCGCTTATCGGCAATACCCCGATCGTCCGCCTTGCCGGACCCAGTGAAGCAGCCGGCTGCGACATCTACGGCAAGTGCGAATTCGCCAACCCCGGCTCCTCGGTGAAGGATCGGGCCGCGCTCTACATAATCCGCGATGCAGAAGCGCGCGGCGAGCTTCTGCCCGGTGGAACGGTGGTCGAAGGCACAGCGGGCAACACCGGGATCGGCGTTGCGCTGGTTGCCAATGCGCGCGGGTACAAGACGATCATCGTCATGCCCGACAACCAGTCCAAGGAGAAGATGGACACGCTGCGCGCGCTCGGCGCGGAGCTGGTGCTGGTGCCGCCGACCAAGTTTTCAGATAGCGGCCACTTCGTCCACACCTCGCGCCGCCTCGCGGAAGAAACGCCGGGCGCGGTATGGGCCAACCAGTTCGACAATATCGCCAACCGCCGCGCCCATATCGAAGGCACCGCGCCCGAAATCTGGGAGCAGCTTGGCGGGCGGGTGGACGGGTTCACCTGCGCGGCGGGCACCGGCGGGACGATTGCGGGCGTGGGCCTCGGCCTCAAGGCCTTCGACGAGAACATCCGCATCGCGCTCACCGATCCGCATGGCGCGGCGCTGTACAACTACTACGCGCATGGCGAATTGCGCGCGGAAGGATCCTCGGTCGCCGAAGGGATCGGGCAGGGCCGGATCACCGCCAACCTCGAAGGCGCGCCGATCGACACGCAATACCGCATCAGCGACGAAGAAGGCCTGGTCTGGGTCGAACGACTGCTGCGGGAAGAAGGCCTGTGCCTCGGCCTGTCATCGGGCATCAATGTCGCGGGCGCGATCGCCCTGGGCAAGGAACTGGTCGCCGAGGGGCGGGCCAATCCGCAGGTCGCCACCATCCTGTGCGACACCGGCTTCCGCTATCTTTCGACCCTGTATAATCACGAATGGCTAAGCGCGAAGGGCTTGCCGGTCTTTGACTGGCTGGCTCCGGCTGGAGGAGCGGCATGA